A stretch of the Teredinibacter haidensis genome encodes the following:
- the glmU gene encoding bifunctional UDP-N-acetylglucosamine diphosphorylase/glucosamine-1-phosphate N-acetyltransferase GlmU, protein MLDIVILAAGKGTRMRSSKPKVLHTLAGKPFVSHVIDRSHEMKADAIKVVIGHGAEQVEQQLAAPGIEFVEQTEQLGTGHAVQQVLPLLHAQATILILYGDVPLIKTKTLEELVAKVSDSSMGLLTIELEDPMGYGRIVRENGEVVAIVEQKDATDEQLNIAEINTGVMAVKGQHLLEWLPALSNDNAQGEYYLTDIIAMARNSGISVQTTQPESEGEVMGVNNRMQQAELERIYQREIAEQLMVEGVTLLDPARFDCRGSLTVGSDCVVDVNCVFEGKVTLGNNVHIGPNCMLKDTTVGDNTQIHANSVLEDSELEASCNIGPYARLRPGSKLAEGAKIGNFVETKKAVIGKGSKVNHLSYVGDAELGEGVNVGAGTITCNYDGVNKHKTSIGDGVFVGSNTALVAPVSMAKGTTIAAGSIVTRNSKENELVVARSRQQNLPGWKRPTKKS, encoded by the coding sequence ATGCTCGATATCGTGATTCTCGCCGCCGGCAAAGGCACCCGTATGCGCTCTTCCAAGCCTAAAGTGCTACACACACTGGCTGGCAAGCCGTTTGTATCCCACGTTATCGACCGTTCGCATGAGATGAAAGCCGATGCTATCAAGGTTGTGATTGGACACGGCGCGGAACAGGTCGAGCAGCAGTTGGCGGCGCCCGGTATAGAGTTTGTCGAGCAAACTGAGCAGTTGGGCACCGGACACGCCGTACAACAGGTTTTACCGCTGTTACATGCGCAGGCCACCATTTTAATTCTCTATGGTGATGTACCTCTGATCAAAACCAAAACGCTGGAAGAGCTTGTCGCGAAGGTTAGCGATAGCAGTATGGGTCTGCTCACTATCGAGCTGGAGGACCCCATGGGCTATGGCCGAATCGTACGAGAAAACGGTGAGGTGGTTGCGATTGTGGAGCAAAAGGATGCCACGGATGAGCAATTGAACATTGCTGAAATTAATACCGGTGTTATGGCCGTGAAAGGCCAGCATTTGTTGGAATGGCTGCCCGCACTTAGCAACGACAATGCCCAGGGTGAGTACTACCTTACCGATATTATCGCTATGGCGCGCAACAGCGGAATTAGCGTCCAAACTACGCAGCCCGAAAGCGAGGGCGAGGTGATGGGGGTCAACAACCGTATGCAACAGGCCGAGCTGGAACGTATCTACCAGCGAGAGATTGCCGAGCAGTTAATGGTTGAAGGTGTCACGTTGCTCGACCCTGCCCGCTTTGATTGTCGCGGTAGCTTAACGGTGGGGAGTGATTGTGTTGTCGACGTGAACTGCGTATTTGAGGGTAAGGTCACGCTTGGCAACAACGTTCATATCGGTCCCAACTGTATGCTCAAAGACACCACGGTTGGTGATAACACTCAAATTCATGCCAATAGCGTACTGGAAGATTCCGAACTGGAAGCTAGCTGTAATATAGGCCCCTACGCTCGCTTGCGGCCTGGTTCGAAATTGGCCGAAGGTGCCAAGATAGGAAACTTCGTCGAAACCAAAAAAGCAGTGATTGGTAAAGGTAGCAAGGTTAACCACTTAAGCTACGTGGGCGATGCCGAGCTGGGTGAAGGGGTTAACGTTGGTGCTGGCACCATCACCTGTAATTACGATGGTGTAAATAAACACAAAACATCCATCGGCGACGGTGTCTTTGTGGGCTCCAACACTGCTCTGGTTGCGCCGGTATCGATGGCAAAAGGCACAACTATCGCCGCCGGTTCGATTGTAACGCGCAATAGCAAAGAGAATGAGCTGGTTGTCGCGCGCAGCCGCCAGCAAAACCTACCCGGATGGAAGCGGCCCACAAAAAAATCCTAG
- a CDS encoding TIR domain-containing protein — MSDVFISYSRRDEDAVQRIKKSLTRRGIDVWIDKDDIGTGSRWDMQIQEGIQKSDKILIMLSKASIVSQNVSDEWGYALEKGKHIIPVLLEDCDVPMRIASLQRIEFVEDYDKAMEKLVTEIRAVSVSSKSGRRAKKARKFQAPTPVLNILKFALPALLLVGGFFFGYQHFLSSVSVPDVHGLSSEAAASRLSSGFLNVGNIYQEYSEANSAIPGTVLRTDPSIDTPAERFFGKIDLYLVKAKIQVPDLVGLSHSQATEKLVFDGLTVGKHIIEYADGEETTVFKTLPAFDTYVKDSDPIDIYIVKDKIEIPNVIGLDGDAARQRLEELNLNVSVVHSVRSWNENYGKIFEMVPSAGTKVNPNTVIQLTLADKGGWVYLKQGKKGDIVAAPKSFNLRNDTDASTSKTIVGKLQKGALIKILRAKSNGWRLVRLYKTQDVEESVGQL; from the coding sequence ATGTCTGATGTATTTATAAGCTATTCCCGTCGCGACGAAGACGCGGTACAACGTATAAAGAAATCTCTCACCCGTCGCGGTATTGATGTCTGGATAGACAAGGATGATATTGGCACCGGCTCCCGCTGGGATATGCAGATCCAGGAAGGTATTCAAAAAAGCGATAAAATCCTGATTATGCTTTCCAAAGCTTCCATCGTTTCCCAAAACGTTAGTGATGAATGGGGTTACGCTCTGGAAAAGGGTAAGCATATTATTCCAGTGCTGCTCGAAGACTGCGATGTTCCCATGCGTATTGCCAGCCTGCAGCGTATAGAGTTCGTTGAAGATTACGATAAAGCCATGGAGAAGCTGGTTACAGAAATCCGCGCCGTATCGGTCTCCAGCAAAAGCGGTCGCAGAGCAAAAAAAGCGCGCAAATTCCAAGCCCCGACACCAGTTCTCAATATTTTGAAATTCGCGCTACCCGCGCTGCTGCTAGTTGGTGGCTTTTTTTTCGGCTACCAGCATTTCCTTTCGTCCGTCTCCGTTCCCGATGTTCATGGATTATCGTCTGAAGCCGCTGCGTCCAGGCTAAGCTCTGGTTTCCTAAACGTCGGCAATATTTACCAGGAATATAGTGAGGCTAATAGCGCTATTCCTGGAACGGTGTTACGCACAGATCCTTCAATCGATACGCCCGCTGAACGTTTTTTCGGAAAAATCGATCTCTACCTTGTAAAAGCGAAAATTCAGGTTCCCGATCTTGTTGGGCTCAGCCATTCGCAAGCGACGGAAAAGCTTGTTTTCGACGGTTTAACCGTTGGCAAACACATTATTGAGTACGCCGATGGAGAAGAAACTACCGTTTTTAAAACACTGCCTGCTTTTGATACCTATGTAAAGGATTCAGATCCGATCGATATTTATATCGTAAAGGACAAAATTGAAATTCCCAACGTTATTGGCTTGGATGGTGACGCCGCTAGACAACGACTGGAAGAGCTAAATTTAAATGTATCTGTCGTTCACTCTGTCAGAAGTTGGAATGAGAATTACGGGAAAATATTTGAGATGGTACCGTCAGCCGGTACGAAAGTTAATCCAAATACCGTAATTCAGCTCACACTTGCCGATAAAGGTGGTTGGGTTTATTTGAAACAGGGGAAAAAGGGCGATATCGTTGCGGCTCCCAAAAGCTTTAACTTGCGCAACGATACCGATGCCTCCACGAGTAAAACTATTGTCGGTAAATTACAAAAAGGCGCTTTAATTAAAATTCTTCGCGCCAAATCTAATGGCTGGCGACTTGTGCGCCTGTATAAAACTCAAGACGTAGAAGAATCTGTCGGACAACTTTGA
- a CDS encoding DUF4231 domain-containing protein, which yields MSKRTQYKKRPNFHVTAVQIDLDCSGFAYKKWDGDQHCNAGDWLVNNSGDTYTVEKNYFRECYQEISPGQYEKTAAVWAEEAVGDGEISTIEGSTVYAAGDYLVFDRPAGGESYAIKRQNFNRMYEAVEDPEELSRAQHDYITNRLQFHITWYDKKAGNNRIQYHCWQTLTIVTAALVPVVSAIDYDTGPLIAILGGASAVSGGILSLFKMQENWVKFRAACEDLKSHLAQYKICAGIYEHHDNAFNTLAENCESIISAERGQWVQQNSPKAKKDN from the coding sequence ATGAGCAAACGTACCCAGTATAAAAAGCGCCCCAACTTTCATGTGACCGCTGTACAAATCGATTTGGATTGCAGCGGCTTCGCTTACAAGAAATGGGATGGTGATCAACATTGCAATGCTGGTGACTGGCTGGTCAACAATAGTGGCGATACCTATACCGTAGAAAAAAACTATTTTCGGGAATGCTATCAAGAGATAAGCCCCGGCCAGTATGAAAAAACCGCAGCCGTTTGGGCAGAAGAAGCCGTAGGTGATGGCGAAATATCAACCATTGAAGGTTCCACCGTTTATGCGGCAGGCGACTATCTCGTTTTTGACCGCCCCGCAGGCGGCGAATCCTATGCCATTAAACGGCAAAACTTTAACCGTATGTACGAGGCGGTGGAAGATCCTGAAGAATTGTCACGTGCACAGCACGACTATATTACCAATCGCCTGCAATTTCATATTACCTGGTACGATAAAAAGGCCGGCAATAATCGCATTCAGTATCACTGCTGGCAAACGCTGACAATTGTAACCGCCGCGCTGGTACCGGTCGTTAGCGCAATCGATTACGATACGGGCCCACTTATTGCCATACTCGGTGGAGCGTCTGCTGTTTCTGGAGGGATATTGAGTTTATTTAAAATGCAGGAAAATTGGGTGAAATTTCGCGCCGCCTGTGAAGATCTAAAATCCCACTTAGCGCAATACAAAATTTGTGCGGGTATTTACGAGCACCACGACAACGCCTTTAATACACTAGCAGAAAATTGCGAGTCCATTATAAGTGCTGAACGAGGCCAGTGGGTGCAACAAAACAGCCCCAAGGCTAAAAAGGACAACTAA